One region of Faecalibacter bovis genomic DNA includes:
- a CDS encoding ABC-F family ATP-binding cassette domain-containing protein, with translation MNFLTVENLTKSYGIRTLFHDVNFHVNEGDQIAFVAKNGSGKSTLLKILAGLETPDSGEVRPGKGVKILMLDQSDDFDPNLKAEEYIFNHSNEVLDVVRQYDMMLENDPSNPELIDLMAKMDVLDAWKVEPVIKEILSKLKIDFLDQNIGKLSGGQRKRISLAKFLIDLSFEKGYVLLILDEPTNHLDIEMVEWLEYFLNKENKTLILVTHDRYFLDAICTKILEMEDKTLYVHSGNYETYITNKALRIDNQNASIDKAKNLYRKEIEWMRRQPKARTTKSKSRIDAFYDTEKAAKHKIVDQKVKLEMVMTRLGQKIIEMENVSKAFGQKKILDNFSYIFARGGKIGLVGKNGVGKTTFLKMLEGIETPDSGNIERGDTLNIGHFKQEGIQFKDDVRVIEFVKDIADFFPLSNGKEMRAEQFLEMFLFSPETQHTYISKLSGGEKKRLQLLAILYKNPNFLILDEPTNDLDLPTLTVLESFLEEYQGCLLVVSHDRYFMDKVVDELMIFEGEGKISRYMGTYTEFHIENKNKPETTEKKIEEEIIIAEKVTEKPKISDNKPRKLSYKEQRELEQINKDLPVLEAKKEELTNLLSDPNLAYDKIATIGEELQKIVDEIEEKEFRWLELSEE, from the coding sequence ATGAATTTTCTTACAGTTGAAAATCTAACAAAATCATACGGAATCCGAACTTTATTTCACGATGTAAACTTCCACGTTAACGAAGGCGACCAAATTGCATTCGTTGCAAAAAACGGAAGTGGAAAATCGACATTATTAAAAATCTTAGCAGGATTAGAAACACCTGATTCTGGTGAAGTTCGCCCAGGAAAAGGGGTTAAAATATTAATGTTAGATCAAAGTGATGATTTCGATCCAAATTTAAAAGCTGAAGAATATATATTTAATCATTCAAACGAAGTTTTAGATGTTGTTCGTCAATACGATATGATGTTGGAAAATGATCCATCTAACCCAGAATTGATTGATTTAATGGCTAAAATGGACGTTTTAGATGCTTGGAAAGTAGAACCAGTAATTAAAGAAATCTTATCCAAATTAAAAATTGATTTCTTAGATCAAAACATTGGTAAACTTTCTGGTGGTCAACGTAAACGTATTTCTTTAGCTAAATTTTTAATTGATTTAAGTTTTGAAAAAGGTTATGTACTTTTAATCTTAGATGAGCCAACCAACCATTTAGATATTGAGATGGTTGAATGGTTAGAATATTTCTTGAATAAGGAAAACAAAACGTTGATTTTAGTAACGCACGACCGATATTTCTTAGATGCTATTTGTACAAAAATCTTGGAAATGGAAGACAAAACATTGTACGTACATTCAGGAAATTACGAAACTTATATTACCAATAAAGCGTTACGTATCGACAATCAAAACGCATCTATAGATAAAGCAAAAAACTTATACCGTAAGGAAATTGAGTGGATGCGTCGTCAGCCAAAAGCACGAACAACAAAATCTAAATCGAGAATTGATGCTTTTTATGATACTGAAAAAGCTGCAAAGCATAAAATAGTAGATCAAAAAGTAAAATTAGAGATGGTGATGACTCGTTTAGGTCAGAAAATCATCGAGATGGAAAATGTTTCAAAGGCTTTTGGACAAAAGAAAATTTTAGACAATTTCTCTTATATTTTTGCCCGTGGTGGTAAAATTGGTTTAGTTGGAAAAAATGGAGTTGGAAAAACAACATTTCTTAAAATGTTAGAAGGAATTGAAACTCCTGATTCAGGAAATATCGAACGTGGTGACACGTTAAATATTGGACATTTTAAACAAGAAGGAATTCAATTTAAAGATGATGTTCGTGTAATAGAATTCGTAAAAGATATTGCAGATTTCTTTCCACTTTCTAATGGGAAAGAAATGCGTGCTGAACAATTTTTAGAGATGTTCTTGTTTTCGCCAGAAACACAACATACTTATATTTCTAAATTAAGTGGTGGCGAAAAGAAACGTTTACAATTATTGGCAATTCTGTATAAAAATCCTAATTTCTTGATTTTAGATGAGCCAACAAATGATTTAGACTTACCTACTTTAACCGTATTAGAAAGTTTCTTAGAAGAATACCAAGGTTGTTTATTAGTGGTTTCTCACGACCGTTATTTTATGGATAAGGTGGTTGATGAATTAATGATTTTTGAAGGAGAAGGTAAAATATCTCGCTACATGGGAACTTACACCGAATTCCATATCGAAAATAAAAACAAGCCTGAGACGACAGAAAAGAAAATTGAAGAAGAAATTATCATTGCTGAAAAGGTGACTGAAAAACCAAAAATTAGCGATAATAAACCTCGTAAATTATCTTACAAAGAGCAACGAGAATTGGAGCAAATCAATAAAGATTTACCAGTATTAGAAGCTAAAAAAGAAGAGTTAACAAACTTACTTTCTGATCCAAATTTAGCTTATGATAAGATTGCAACTATTGGCGAAGAATTACAAAAAATAGTAGACGAAATTGAAGAAAAAGAATTTCGTTGGTTAGAATTATCTGAAGAATAA
- a CDS encoding T9SS type B sorting domain-containing protein, translating into MIQPVPGINVRSTCSTGYTDRIQFRVVKIRRAGTFTFQITPEDPGVDYDFLSWKLSPGHANYNDFNVENVETIPLATYNRLPPADRGNRNTAGQGRTVGLRLNAPTLCRGVEGDGLERHYDTEVGDIIIIGIDNFGNGDGSGMGFGGTSELDCAVKEYECIDEVTNLATFDLDSYVDELRTPNTNYNYHFYETEQHANTNLPENRLTEHILQLPYSETGKDVFLTFELPNGNLDIVKLTLIGLKPLRLEEDIIYGCFAGENPQTGVALGTFNLAEAIPQQFLDDQLVSIKFYRSLAQAEANGTAGLIARNQWANHNGINGTYYVRLEYDLGEGNLKCTKILPVRLEIVRVELLQTEKDLDVCYGDIINLTEYESYFAAEGSNYDFKYYVGNTLITNPSSYEVMDSGRIRVVVGKGSCTSEAFIDINVLETPIVEFYDTFTVCDSDFNGSYEIDLDDIRTYLGNNIGEYDFTFYLSEDDANNQTNPVDGGIVQVPIGQSLWVRASNDGRCFSIGEVPVQMGEAITFTEPTAAIEECINPEGTTFNLSNVLPQLALPTGVTVKYFPTREDAIALTNEITNPTTWTTTETSGTLYLHLSEEGKCDAIVPFQFIAIDLPTIEVVEEVVFCEGETFSLDLSAYANYTFTISGNVVEVSDKVYQFSEAGTYTITVTTASGCTNIYNFVVTIVPVPTFTPFDAIQVCDDNFDGQYEINLSQIRTLAQANVGNAYTIKLYATEADANADTNELTGDVFIVTTLPSKVWIRANSQGECFGVSSIDVIAGQEVAYTATNQVLEVCEVEGSTTVELNLTSMAPLFNVANGVVIKYFTSLEDAQANTNVIANPAAYTTAETAGIIYVRFEQEGFCAAITSFNFVVNPLPVVDVVPSVTICEGEVYILDLSSYTNYTFTVSGNAVEIRNKVYQLSETGNYTITVTTASGCEREYVLELNVTTKPVFTAINSIELCDDNFDGQFVADLVQLRAIAQANVGNQFEIKLYATEADANAGTNELTGDEYIFTNLPGKIWIRANAIGECFTITSVDYIANDAVVFTPTSQTLEVCEVEGGTVLNLTSMASFFNVANGVTIKYFTSLEDAQANTNAIANPAAFTPADNAGIIYVRFEQNGFCPAITSFNYLINELPEITIDAAVEICEGETYVLDLSAYTAYTITVTGGTVNIIRPNVFELSSTATYTINVVTASGCTKVYTIDVTVNPLPVFTNVNTYNVCDTNVDGDYELDLVALSGVVLENYSGITLGFYATEADLLAGRNEITSDVYLTRLPAQIWVKATTAAGCFVHKAITLVEGNAINIAPANRPLEICEGPNGVNEFDLTLIRPQFNVPSGYILSYFPTLADLQNGTNEILNPTVWTTSTRRGTIFVKFEAAGLCPGYSTFEYVVNENPAIELEDKYYICEDEEFVLDLSRYSNYTITLTGENVVNLGNRKFRLSTFGMYTVNVTNASGCTTEYTFELANFPPPVVSEIIVAANTITVNVVRDPSYTPGLLQYSLDGINYQTSNVLDIPQRGRSYDIYVKVGNCVYMIQTVEVIDIPTFFSPNNDGMNDVWRIKPILLSQNVDVKIFDRFGKILYEQNDNQDIKWDGKVNGKPLPTTDYWFTIDIVGDGVVQAIKFTGSITLKNKE; encoded by the coding sequence GAAAGACACTATGATACAGAGGTTGGAGACATCATTATCATAGGTATTGATAACTTTGGAAATGGTGATGGGTCAGGAATGGGATTTGGTGGTACATCTGAATTAGACTGTGCTGTTAAAGAGTACGAGTGTATTGATGAAGTAACAAATTTAGCTACTTTCGATTTAGATAGTTATGTTGATGAATTACGTACTCCTAATACGAATTACAATTATCATTTTTATGAAACTGAACAACACGCTAATACAAACTTACCTGAAAATAGATTAACTGAGCATATTTTACAATTACCTTATTCAGAGACAGGGAAAGATGTTTTCTTAACTTTTGAATTACCTAATGGAAATTTAGATATTGTTAAGTTGACGCTTATCGGGTTAAAACCATTAAGATTAGAGGAAGATATTATTTATGGATGTTTTGCTGGAGAAAATCCACAAACAGGTGTTGCTTTAGGAACATTTAATCTTGCGGAAGCTATTCCACAACAATTTTTAGATGATCAATTAGTAAGCATTAAATTCTATAGATCTTTAGCGCAAGCTGAAGCAAATGGAACTGCTGGGTTAATTGCAAGAAATCAGTGGGCAAATCATAATGGTATTAATGGTACATATTACGTTCGTCTAGAGTATGATTTAGGTGAAGGAAATTTAAAATGTACTAAAATTTTACCAGTTCGTTTAGAAATTGTTCGTGTTGAACTTTTACAAACAGAAAAAGATTTAGACGTATGTTATGGTGATATCATCAACTTAACTGAATACGAATCTTATTTTGCTGCGGAAGGTTCAAACTATGATTTTAAATATTATGTAGGAAATACATTAATTACAAATCCTTCTAGCTACGAAGTTATGGATTCAGGTAGAATTCGTGTCGTAGTAGGAAAAGGAAGTTGTACTTCAGAAGCATTTATAGATATCAATGTATTAGAGACTCCAATTGTTGAGTTTTACGACACTTTTACTGTTTGTGATTCTGATTTTAATGGAAGTTACGAGATTGATTTAGACGATATCAGAACTTACTTAGGAAATAACATCGGTGAGTATGATTTTACATTTTACTTATCTGAAGATGACGCGAACAACCAAACAAATCCAGTAGACGGAGGAATTGTTCAAGTGCCAATCGGTCAATCTTTATGGGTAAGAGCTAGTAACGATGGTAGATGTTTTAGTATTGGTGAAGTTCCAGTTCAAATGGGAGAAGCTATTACTTTTACAGAACCTACAGCTGCAATCGAAGAATGTATCAATCCAGAAGGAACTACATTTAATTTATCAAATGTATTGCCGCAGTTGGCTTTACCAACAGGTGTTACTGTAAAATATTTCCCAACGAGAGAAGATGCTATTGCATTAACTAATGAAATTACAAATCCAACAACTTGGACAACGACAGAAACATCAGGAACTTTATATCTTCATTTATCAGAAGAAGGTAAATGTGATGCTATTGTTCCATTCCAATTCATAGCAATTGATTTACCAACGATAGAAGTTGTTGAAGAAGTTGTATTCTGTGAGGGAGAAACATTCTCTTTAGATTTATCAGCTTATGCAAATTATACTTTCACAATTTCTGGAAATGTAGTTGAGGTTAGTGATAAGGTTTATCAATTTTCTGAAGCGGGAACTTACACAATTACAGTTACTACCGCTTCAGGTTGTACAAATATTTACAACTTCGTTGTAACAATTGTTCCAGTACCAACATTCACTCCATTTGATGCGATCCAAGTTTGTGATGATAATTTTGATGGTCAATATGAAATCAATTTATCACAAATCAGAACATTAGCTCAAGCTAACGTTGGTAATGCTTATACAATTAAATTATATGCAACAGAAGCTGACGCAAATGCGGATACGAATGAATTAACTGGAGATGTTTTCATAGTTACTACTTTACCATCAAAAGTTTGGATCAGAGCTAATTCACAAGGTGAATGTTTTGGAGTTTCTTCAATTGATGTAATCGCAGGACAAGAAGTTGCTTATACAGCTACTAACCAAGTTTTAGAAGTTTGTGAAGTAGAAGGTTCTACAACAGTTGAATTAAACTTAACTTCTATGGCTCCGTTATTTAACGTAGCGAATGGAGTTGTGATTAAATATTTCACTTCTTTAGAAGATGCACAAGCAAATACAAATGTAATTGCAAATCCAGCAGCATACACAACTGCTGAAACAGCAGGAATAATTTATGTTCGATTCGAACAAGAAGGATTCTGTGCAGCAATTACATCATTCAATTTTGTAGTAAATCCATTACCAGTGGTTGATGTTGTTCCATCAGTTACAATTTGTGAAGGTGAAGTTTATATTTTAGATTTATCTTCTTACACAAATTATACTTTTACAGTTTCTGGAAACGCAGTAGAAATTAGAAATAAAGTTTATCAATTATCTGAAACTGGAAATTATACAATTACAGTTACAACTGCATCTGGATGTGAAAGAGAGTATGTATTAGAATTAAATGTTACGACAAAACCAGTTTTCACAGCAATTAATTCTATTGAATTATGTGATGACAATTTTGATGGACAATTTGTTGCTGATTTAGTTCAATTAAGAGCTATTGCACAAGCAAATGTTGGTAACCAATTCGAGATTAAATTATATGCAACAGAAGCTGATGCAAATGCAGGTACAAATGAATTAACTGGAGATGAGTATATCTTTACAAATTTACCAGGTAAAATTTGGATTAGAGCAAATGCAATAGGTGAGTGTTTCACAATAACATCTGTAGATTACATTGCAAATGATGCAGTGGTATTTACACCAACATCACAAACATTAGAAGTATGTGAAGTTGAAGGTGGAACGGTGTTGAATTTAACGTCTATGGCATCATTCTTTAATGTTGCAAATGGTGTTACGATTAAATACTTCACTTCATTAGAAGATGCACAAGCGAATACAAATGCAATTGCAAACCCAGCGGCATTTACACCAGCTGATAATGCAGGAATTATTTATGTTCGTTTTGAGCAAAATGGATTCTGTCCAGCAATCACATCGTTCAATTATTTAATTAACGAGTTACCAGAAATTACAATCGATGCGGCTGTTGAAATCTGTGAAGGAGAAACTTATGTATTAGATTTATCTGCTTACACAGCCTATACAATCACAGTGACAGGAGGAACGGTAAATATTATTAGACCAAATGTTTTTGAATTATCATCAACAGCTACTTATACAATCAATGTTGTAACTGCTTCTGGATGTACTAAAGTGTACACAATTGATGTTACAGTTAATCCGCTTCCAGTATTTACAAATGTTAATACATACAATGTTTGTGATACAAATGTAGATGGTGATTACGAATTAGATTTAGTTGCATTATCTGGTGTAGTTTTAGAAAATTATTCAGGAATTACTTTAGGATTCTACGCGACTGAAGCTGATTTATTAGCAGGTAGAAATGAAATTACATCTGATGTATATTTAACACGTTTACCAGCTCAAATTTGGGTAAAAGCAACTACTGCTGCAGGATGTTTTGTTCACAAAGCAATTACGCTTGTAGAAGGAAATGCAATTAATATTGCACCAGCAAATAGACCATTAGAAATTTGTGAAGGTCCAAATGGAGTGAATGAATTTGATTTAACTTTAATTAGACCACAGTTTAATGTTCCAAGTGGATATATTTTATCTTACTTCCCAACATTAGCTGACTTACAAAATGGAACTAATGAAATCTTAAATCCAACGGTTTGGACTACATCTACAAGAAGAGGAACGATCTTCGTGAAATTTGAAGCAGCTGGATTATGTCCAGGATATTCAACTTTCGAATATGTTGTAAATGAAAATCCAGCGATTGAATTAGAAGACAAATACTACATCTGTGAAGACGAAGAATTTGTATTAGATTTATCTCGTTACTCTAATTATACAATTACTTTAACTGGTGAAAATGTGGTAAACTTAGGAAATAGAAAATTTAGATTATCTACATTCGGTATGTACACTGTAAACGTTACAAACGCTTCAGGATGTACAACAGAATATACTTTTGAATTAGCTAATTTCCCACCACCAGTTGTTTCTGAAATTATCGTTGCAGCTAATACAATTACTGTTAATGTAGTTCGTGATCCTAGCTATACTCCAGGATTATTACAATACTCTTTAGATGGTATCAATTACCAAACGTCTAACGTATTAGATATTCCACAAAGAGGTAGAAGCTATGACATCTACGTTAAAGTAGGAAATTGTGTTTACATGATTCAAACAGTAGAGGTAATTGATATTCCTACATTCTTCTCACCAAATAACGATGGTATGAATGATGTTTGGAGAATTAAACCGATCTTGTTAAGTCAAAATGTGGATGTAAAAATCTTCGATCGTTTTGGTAAAATTCTTTACGAACAAAACGATAACCAAGACATCAAATGGGATGGTAAAGTAAATGGTAAACCATTACCAACTACAGATTACTGGTTCACAATTGATATTGTTGGTGACGGAGTTGTACAAGCAATTAAATTTACAGGAAGCATAACTTTAAAAAATAAAGAATAA